The genomic DNA TTCAACCCGGTGGACTGGCTGGAGGTCGAGGGGGACCGCTGGGACTGCCTACCGGATCTTTGTGCGTCAAATTCGGAGAGAGCAGCAACAGGACTTCGGCGGCAGAGAGCAGTGGCGGGGAGCAGAGCCCGGACGATGACAGCGACGGCAGATGTGAGATGGTCCTCCTGGCCGACGGGAGAACTGTGGCCGCCGGTAAACCGGAGGGAGGTAAGAAAAACAAAGAGCAGAAAACACTCAGACTAAACATCAATGCGCGGGAGAGACGGAGGATGCATGACCTGAACGACGCGCTGGATGAGTTGCGCTCTGTCATCCCGTATGCGCACAGCCCCTCCGTCCGGAAACTCTCCAAAATCGCCACTTTGCTGCTCGCCAAAAACTACATCCTCATGCAGGCGCAGGctctggaggagatgaggaggctgGTGGCCTATCTGAACCAGGGCCAGGCCATCTCAGCGGCGTCCATACCCGCCACCACGGCCCTTGCTGCTCCGGGTCTACCAGGTCTGAGTGCGGGGATAAGTGCGTACGACCAGCCGCCTGTGTACCCCTTCGCCACCGGATTGGCCGGGTCATCCTGCCCCGATAAATGTGTCCTTTTCAACAACGTCACCTCGAGCCTGTTTAAACAATGCACTGACAAGCCTTAGCTGAATCATAACAACGAGCCAGTACCAGAGACTCAGAGAAGCACATGCGAGAGCGAAAAACACTTTTTAAAACAAACGGCGACTTTGGAGAGAAGAGGTTCGAAGTCAGTGTAGACCGAGAAAAGTGAATCCGATGATGAGTACATTTATAACATTTACAAATGCATTGGAAGAAGCGCTTTTTGTTAAGACAACGCTTGATTGTGTATATATAAAGCATCCTTTAAGTGCTGGTATGAATGAAAGTGAAAAACCAAACAGAAATGTATGAGTGTCTCGCAAGTGGTGATGGATTGACAGTTGTTTACCACTGCGCAAATATGGACCCTATGTGAAAAGTTGTGACCTGACAAAAACATGCGACCATTTCACTTGAATAGATGGAACAACTTAAGACATTAGTTAATATAAGAAACCACAACCTTGCTGCTTTACTTACTTTATTTATAACTTAAGAAGGTGTTTTCTTATTGGTGGTTATTTGGTGATCTTTTGAGAATGTGTTGAGCAACTAAGAGTCTGTGGGAAAGCAAAATGAACTAAAATGAATACGAAATTAGTTGTTTTAATCTCTCAATACAGAGTTTAtagtc from Salvelinus sp. IW2-2015 linkage group LG27, ASM291031v2, whole genome shotgun sequence includes the following:
- the LOC111953963 gene encoding class E basic helix-loop-helix protein 22-like, which translates into the protein MDRRMNLNGPGDIFHKTLSAVSNKKMDSFRSAAGVDLPGSRDHQSPISCFDQTDSDPIQPGGLAGGRGGPLGLPTGSLCVKFGESSNRTSAAESSGGEQSPDDDSDGRCEMVLLADGRTVAAGKPEGGKKNKEQKTLRLNINARERRRMHDLNDALDELRSVIPYAHSPSVRKLSKIATLLLAKNYILMQAQALEEMRRLVAYLNQGQAISAASIPATTALAAPGLPGLSAGISAYDQPPVYPFATGLAGSSCPDKCVLFNNVTSSLFKQCTDKP